One genomic segment of Bdellovibrionales bacterium includes these proteins:
- a CDS encoding 30S ribosomal protein S12 — MPTINQLIRGERRAQKNKSKSPALTSCPQRRGVCTRVFTTTPKKPNSALRKVARVRLSNGFEVNSYIPGVGHNLQEHSVVLIRGGRVKDLPGVRYHIVRGVLDTQGVANRKQSRSKYGAKRPKA; from the coding sequence ATGCCAACGATTAATCAGTTGATTCGCGGTGAGCGAAGAGCTCAGAAGAACAAATCCAAGTCTCCAGCATTGACCAGCTGTCCTCAGCGGCGGGGCGTATGCACTCGGGTTTTCACTACAACCCCAAAAAAGCCGAACTCGGCCCTCCGTAAGGTGGCTCGTGTCCGCCTTTCGAACGGATTCGAGGTGAACTCCTATATTCCTGGGGTTGGCCACAATTTGCAAGAGCACTCGGTGGTACTTATTCGGGGAGGCAGGGTAAAGGATCTTCCTGGGGTTCGTTACCACATTGTTCGCGGTGTTTTAGATACTCAGGGAGTAGCAAACAGAAAACAGAGCCGGTCTAAGTACGGCGCAAAACGACCCAAAGCTTAA
- the rpsG gene encoding 30S ribosomal protein S7, producing the protein MSRRKSSYKREVAPDPVFNDVLVSKFVNKLMDSGNKSTAQGILYSAFEELRNKISGEEPLTVFKKAVENCKPSLEVRSRRVGGATYQVPVDVRPSRRATLSMRWIVEYARERGEKTMALRLAAEFNEAYNNRGNAIKKKDDVHRMAEANKAFSHYNW; encoded by the coding sequence ATGTCACGTCGCAAAAGCAGTTATAAGCGCGAAGTAGCCCCAGATCCAGTGTTCAACGATGTTCTCGTTTCAAAGTTTGTAAATAAATTGATGGACAGTGGGAACAAAAGTACGGCTCAGGGAATTTTATATTCTGCTTTCGAGGAGCTGCGAAATAAAATCTCTGGAGAGGAACCCCTTACTGTTTTCAAAAAGGCGGTTGAAAATTGCAAGCCGTCTCTGGAAGTTCGTTCTCGTCGTGTTGGAGGTGCCACTTATCAGGTGCCTGTTGACGTTCGTCCTTCTCGTCGAGCGACACTTTCTATGCGATGGATAGTTGAGTACGCACGTGAGCGCGGTGAAAAAACGATGGCTCTGCGTTTGGCTGCAGAATTCAATGAAGCCTATAATAACCGCGGTAATGCCATCAAAAAGAAGGATGACGTGCATCGAATGGCGGAGGCCAATAAGGCATTCTCTCACTATAACTGGTAG
- the fusA gene encoding elongation factor G — MREREPQKVEDLRYTRNIGIMAHIDAGKTTTTERILYYTGKSHKIGEVHDGDATMDWMEQEQERGITITAAATTCFWADHRINIIDTPGHVDFTIEVERSLRVLDGAIAVFDGVNGVEPQSETVWRQADKYRVPRICFINKMDRVGADFSMSLGTIRQRLGGNPIAIQMPIGCEDKFQGIVDLFSMKALIWRDGGLGESYLVEEIPVDLRSQASVWRDQMIEQIAEIDDSLTEKYLEAQEISEAELQAALRKGTIGLKAVPVLCGSAFRNKGVQPLLDAVIAFLPSPLDVPAIEGFDPDNESKVIICKTGFDEPVASLAFKVASDAFAGSMTFVRVYSGEIKQGTALLNPRENKKERIQRIVRLHANSREEVNSLKAGDIGAIIGLKLTITGDTLCDSRHPVVLESIQFPEPVIAVAIEARTTSDQEKMMEALARLQREDPSCRVKTDLETGQILLSGMGELHLEILVDRLLREHKIQASVGKPQVAFRETILSSGSGEGVFDREIGGQHQFGKVHLKIEPQERGQGFAFSHSMGKDFPKGLLQAVEKGTRDAAEVGVIAGYQLVDVRVVFDAAELRDKESTEMAFRVAAANAFREALRLVKSQILEPIFRLEIITPDDFVGNVIGDLNSRRGKVHSIAPRSGSQIIRAEAPLMSLFGYATDLRSLTQGRASFSMEFEQYSPVPPKVEKEILQGLGR, encoded by the coding sequence ATGCGAGAGAGAGAGCCACAGAAGGTCGAGGATCTTAGGTATACCCGAAATATCGGCATCATGGCTCATATTGATGCCGGTAAAACGACTACGACCGAACGAATTCTTTATTACACCGGAAAAAGTCATAAGATCGGAGAAGTCCATGATGGTGATGCCACCATGGATTGGATGGAGCAGGAGCAAGAGCGTGGAATCACGATAACAGCGGCTGCTACGACTTGTTTCTGGGCAGATCATCGAATCAACATCATCGATACTCCGGGGCACGTCGACTTTACGATTGAAGTAGAGAGATCTCTTCGCGTCTTGGATGGAGCAATTGCTGTGTTTGACGGGGTCAACGGTGTTGAACCACAGTCAGAGACGGTTTGGAGACAAGCAGACAAGTATAGAGTTCCAAGGATTTGCTTTATCAATAAAATGGACAGGGTAGGTGCGGACTTTTCTATGAGCCTGGGGACCATTCGGCAAAGACTTGGCGGGAATCCCATCGCAATACAAATGCCAATAGGTTGCGAAGATAAGTTTCAGGGAATCGTTGATCTGTTTTCGATGAAGGCACTCATCTGGAGGGACGGCGGCTTAGGAGAGTCCTATCTTGTCGAGGAGATTCCAGTTGATCTGAGAAGCCAGGCTTCTGTTTGGCGAGATCAGATGATTGAGCAAATCGCAGAAATTGATGATTCATTGACTGAGAAGTATTTGGAAGCGCAGGAAATCTCAGAAGCTGAACTGCAGGCCGCCTTGCGTAAGGGAACCATTGGGTTGAAGGCCGTGCCCGTCCTTTGTGGTTCTGCCTTCCGAAACAAAGGTGTTCAGCCGCTTTTGGATGCCGTTATAGCATTTTTGCCGAGTCCATTGGACGTGCCCGCAATAGAAGGTTTTGACCCTGATAACGAAAGCAAAGTGATTATCTGCAAGACAGGATTTGATGAGCCTGTTGCCTCTTTGGCCTTTAAGGTTGCTTCAGATGCTTTTGCGGGCTCGATGACTTTCGTACGTGTGTATTCTGGTGAAATCAAGCAGGGTACGGCCTTGCTAAATCCAAGGGAAAACAAGAAGGAGCGCATTCAGCGAATCGTGAGATTGCATGCGAATTCCCGAGAGGAAGTGAACTCTCTTAAAGCGGGCGACATTGGAGCAATTATCGGTCTCAAGCTGACGATTACTGGCGATACCTTGTGTGATTCTCGGCATCCAGTTGTTTTGGAGTCGATCCAGTTTCCGGAGCCGGTGATCGCTGTCGCTATCGAAGCTCGTACGACGTCTGATCAGGAAAAGATGATGGAGGCCTTGGCGCGCCTACAGCGAGAGGATCCCTCTTGTCGAGTTAAGACAGACTTGGAAACCGGCCAAATATTGCTTTCCGGGATGGGCGAGCTCCATCTCGAGATTTTAGTTGATCGACTCTTGAGAGAACATAAAATTCAGGCCAGTGTGGGCAAACCTCAAGTGGCCTTCCGCGAGACGATCTTGTCCAGTGGGTCGGGAGAGGGTGTTTTTGACCGCGAAATCGGAGGACAGCACCAATTCGGCAAGGTGCACCTAAAAATCGAACCTCAGGAGCGTGGGCAAGGCTTTGCCTTTTCTCACTCCATGGGCAAAGATTTTCCAAAAGGTCTGCTTCAGGCGGTTGAAAAAGGAACTCGCGATGCCGCGGAAGTTGGAGTTATTGCTGGCTATCAACTTGTTGATGTTCGCGTTGTCTTCGATGCTGCCGAACTCAGAGACAAGGAATCCACGGAGATGGCCTTTCGAGTGGCTGCCGCAAATGCTTTTAGAGAGGCGTTGAGACTAGTAAAGTCTCAAATATTAGAACCTATTTTTCGATTGGAAATCATCACGCCAGACGATTTTGTAGGGAATGTTATTGGTGATCTCAATTCTCGTCGTGGTAAAGTCCACAGCATTGCTCCTCGATCGGGAAGTCAGATCATTCGTGCCGAAGCCCCATTGATGTCCCTATTTGGTTACGCGACGGACCTGAGGTCCTTAACTCAGGGTAGAGCCAGCTTCAGTATGGAATTTGAGCAGTATTCTCCTGTTCCTCCAAAGGTTGAGAAGGAAATCCTTCAGGGATTAGGGCGATAA
- the rpsJ gene encoding 30S ribosomal protein S10 → MQSQKIRIRLRAFDHKLLDQSTREIVDTARRTGARVAGPIPLPTGINRYTVLRSPHVDKKSREQFEIRTHKRLLDILEPTQQTIDQLMKLDLSAGVDVEIKLSAE, encoded by the coding sequence ATGCAGAGTCAAAAAATTCGTATTCGACTGAGAGCCTTCGATCACAAGTTGTTAGATCAATCTACTCGAGAGATTGTCGACACGGCACGCAGAACAGGTGCGCGCGTTGCCGGCCCGATCCCTCTTCCAACGGGAATCAATCGTTACACTGTTTTGCGCTCTCCTCACGTTGACAAGAAATCTCGCGAGCAATTTGAAATTCGAACGCACAAACGTCTGCTTGATATTCTTGAGCCCACGCAGCAGACGATTGATCAATTGATGAAATTAGATTTGTCTGCCGGTGTTGATGTAGAGATTAAGCTCTCAGCTGAGTAA
- the rplC gene encoding 50S ribosomal protein L3, whose product MSDEAEKTNEQQKGKTVKLGGLYAFKLGMSTLFHEGQAVPVTVLEYRPWVVSQLKTKEKDGYEAVQIACTPKRASRGTKAQAGHLSKSGFENGAQYVREVRQALPEGVEVGQNIDIASLVTGDIIKVTGLSKGRGFAGVVKRWHFAGGPASHGSTTHRRPGSIGNNKEPARVMPGKRMAGHFGNETATTMNMKVIEVIPEKGVLMVKGAVPGARNSIVKLVKV is encoded by the coding sequence ATGAGCGACGAAGCCGAAAAAACAAATGAACAGCAAAAGGGTAAAACCGTCAAACTCGGTGGCCTTTATGCCTTTAAACTTGGGATGTCGACATTGTTTCATGAGGGACAAGCCGTACCAGTTACAGTTCTTGAGTATCGTCCCTGGGTAGTATCTCAGTTGAAGACGAAAGAGAAAGATGGTTATGAGGCTGTCCAAATCGCCTGTACTCCGAAGCGCGCTTCCAGAGGAACTAAAGCACAAGCAGGACATTTAAGTAAGAGCGGTTTTGAGAATGGTGCTCAATACGTTCGAGAGGTGCGTCAGGCTCTTCCCGAGGGAGTTGAAGTTGGTCAAAATATTGATATTGCTAGTTTGGTGACTGGAGATATCATAAAGGTCACGGGTCTCTCTAAGGGACGTGGTTTTGCTGGTGTCGTTAAGCGCTGGCATTTCGCTGGGGGACCAGCTTCACATGGTTCGACGACTCACCGTAGGCCGGGATCGATCGGTAACAACAAAGAGCCAGCTCGTGTTATGCCTGGAAAGCGAATGGCTGGTCATTTTGGTAATGAAACAGCAACGACGATGAATATGAAAGTGATTGAAGTTATTCCTGAGAAGGGTGTCCTTATGGTTAAGGGTGCCGTGCCGGGGGCTCGCAATTCAATTGTTAAGTTGGTGAAAGTTTAA
- the rplD gene encoding 50S ribosomal protein L4 → MATVEVVNWNKKKVGTVELASSVFEAPIRKDILHEVVKWQLASRRQGTHKAKTRSEVSGGGKKPFKQKGTGNARQGSSRSPLMPGGGILFGPTPRDYSYTLPKKVKQIGLRSALSFLLKEGRLTVVEDMTSAAGKTNELAKRLKEFGVEKLVLISGHKDEAFSRAVRNLPKAIYYGPEGLNVFDLLKHDYAIITQDAVSKITARCGLES, encoded by the coding sequence ATGGCAACTGTAGAAGTAGTGAACTGGAATAAGAAAAAAGTTGGAACTGTTGAGCTTGCTTCATCTGTCTTTGAGGCGCCGATTCGGAAGGATATCTTGCACGAGGTTGTGAAGTGGCAGTTGGCGAGTCGCCGTCAAGGGACTCATAAGGCGAAGACTCGTAGCGAGGTGAGTGGCGGTGGTAAAAAGCCATTTAAGCAAAAAGGCACAGGAAACGCTCGGCAGGGTTCCAGCCGTTCTCCTTTGATGCCAGGTGGGGGGATCCTCTTTGGTCCAACTCCACGTGACTACTCTTATACCTTGCCAAAAAAAGTGAAGCAGATCGGACTTCGTTCGGCACTTTCGTTTTTGCTGAAAGAAGGCCGTTTGACTGTAGTTGAGGATATGACTTCGGCGGCAGGAAAAACGAATGAACTTGCGAAGCGGCTTAAAGAGTTTGGTGTCGAAAAGCTCGTATTGATTTCGGGGCATAAGGACGAAGCTTTCTCTCGAGCTGTACGTAATCTTCCAAAGGCGATCTACTATGGGCCAGAGGGGCTCAATGTCTTTGACCTTCTGAAGCATGATTACGCCATTATAACTCAGGATGCGGTGTCTAAAATCACTGCTCGCTGTGGCTTGGAGAGCTGA
- the rplW gene encoding 50S ribosomal protein L23 codes for MYHLIKRPIVTEKNSRLNESGVYVFEVDKVSTKAQIRQAVEKAFRVKVDSVRTAVCRGRSRRTKLGHGRVQYWKKALVKLSPGEKITLFEGA; via the coding sequence ATGTATCATTTGATTAAGAGACCAATTGTTACGGAGAAGAACAGCCGTTTGAACGAAAGTGGTGTTTACGTTTTTGAGGTGGATAAAGTCTCCACAAAAGCTCAGATTCGCCAAGCGGTAGAGAAAGCCTTTAGAGTGAAAGTTGATTCCGTTAGGACGGCGGTATGCAGGGGGCGATCTCGGCGCACTAAGCTTGGACATGGACGCGTTCAATATTGGAAAAAGGCCTTGGTGAAGCTTTCTCCGGGCGAGAAAATCACATTGTTTGAGGGAGCATAG
- the rplB gene encoding 50S ribosomal protein L2 encodes MGMKIFRPRSPGRRNSSGFDFNEITKSYPEKSLLEPLNRKAARNNTGMITMRHKGGGHKRRYRVIDFKRAKENIPATVTAIEYDPNRTCRIALIVYQDGTKSYILAPVGLTVGSLVVSSLDADIKPGNALPLSKIPVGTIIHNVEMRPGKGGQMARGAGAEATLVAKLGKYCQVKLPSGEVRKVLAECKATVGQVGNTDNENLKIGKAGRNRWLGKRPGVRGMAMNPVDHPLGGGEGVGKGHHPVTPWGQPCKGYRTRNNKRTSAMIVKRRYQK; translated from the coding sequence ATGGGAATGAAGATTTTTAGGCCTCGTAGCCCTGGGCGTAGAAATAGTTCTGGGTTTGATTTTAATGAAATAACGAAGTCCTATCCGGAAAAATCACTCCTCGAGCCTTTGAATCGAAAGGCTGCAAGGAATAACACGGGAATGATTACGATGCGTCACAAGGGTGGCGGTCACAAGAGGCGTTATCGTGTTATTGATTTTAAGCGCGCAAAGGAGAATATCCCAGCAACGGTGACGGCTATTGAGTATGACCCGAACCGAACCTGTCGAATAGCGCTAATTGTTTATCAGGATGGTACAAAATCCTATATTCTTGCGCCTGTGGGATTAACTGTTGGAAGTCTTGTTGTTTCCTCCTTGGATGCCGATATCAAGCCAGGTAACGCTTTGCCTCTGAGCAAGATTCCAGTTGGAACAATTATTCATAATGTTGAAATGAGACCCGGTAAGGGTGGGCAGATGGCACGTGGTGCCGGTGCTGAGGCGACATTGGTTGCTAAGTTAGGGAAATATTGTCAGGTTAAGTTGCCTTCCGGTGAAGTGCGTAAGGTTCTAGCTGAGTGCAAGGCAACGGTTGGCCAGGTCGGAAACACGGACAATGAAAATTTGAAAATTGGAAAGGCCGGCAGAAACCGCTGGCTAGGAAAGCGGCCCGGAGTTCGAGGAATGGCAATGAATCCTGTGGATCATCCTCTCGGAGGCGGTGAGGGTGTGGGTAAAGGTCACCATCCTGTTACACCTTGGGGGCAGCCATGCAAAGGATATAGGACTCGAAATAACAAGAGGACTAGCGCGATGATTGTTAAACGTAGGTATCAGAAGTAA
- the rpsS gene encoding 30S ribosomal protein S19 encodes MARSVKKGPFIDYHLIKKIEKAVGSGDKRVIKTWSRRSTILPEAVGLTFAVHNGKKFVPVYVNENMIGHKLGEFSATRTFHGHSEKKAQAPVKK; translated from the coding sequence GTGGCAAGGTCAGTTAAAAAAGGTCCGTTTATTGATTACCACCTGATTAAGAAGATTGAGAAGGCGGTAGGTAGTGGTGATAAGAGAGTCATAAAAACGTGGTCGCGGCGCTCGACAATTCTTCCTGAGGCCGTGGGCCTTACTTTTGCTGTACATAACGGGAAGAAGTTTGTTCCAGTTTATGTGAACGAAAATATGATCGGACATAAGCTTGGAGAGTTCTCCGCAACTAGAACATTCCACGGACATTCTGAGAAAAAAGCTCAGGCTCCGGTTAAGAAGTAA
- the rplV gene encoding 50S ribosomal protein L22, giving the protein MEVKASLRFARVGAQKARLVADEIRGKDLNEAVRILVFMKKKTAGLMKKLIESAVANAENKEVIDVDNLYVKTVYVDEGPSMKRFRPRAQGRAFQVKKKLSHINLVLGEK; this is encoded by the coding sequence ATGGAAGTGAAGGCAAGTTTGCGATTTGCTCGAGTAGGGGCTCAGAAGGCTCGACTTGTAGCGGATGAGATTCGTGGCAAAGATTTGAATGAGGCTGTTCGTATTCTTGTGTTTATGAAAAAGAAGACGGCCGGTTTGATGAAAAAATTAATTGAGTCAGCTGTAGCTAATGCTGAAAATAAAGAGGTTATTGACGTCGATAATCTTTATGTGAAGACAGTTTATGTTGATGAAGGGCCTTCGATGAAGAGGTTTCGTCCTCGGGCTCAGGGGCGTGCCTTTCAGGTAAAAAAGAAGTTAAGTCATATAAACCTGGTTTTGGGTGAGAAGTAA
- the rpsC gene encoding 30S ribosomal protein S3, with product MGQKVNPIGLRVGVIRTWDSRWFAKGPQYTVNLHEDFKLRKYIKDKLKHAGVSKIEMERAANKIKIIIMTARPGVVIGKKGTGIDSLKADIQRLTPNEVFLNIQEVRKPDLDAQLVAENIALQLEKRISWRRALKKALAASVRSGVRGIKIMVAGRLDGAEIARTEWYNEKSVPLHTLRADIDYGTAEALTGYGLIGVKVWIYRGDVLSAREIEEAGRVKS from the coding sequence GTGGGACAGAAGGTTAATCCGATCGGTTTAAGAGTTGGTGTTATCAGAACTTGGGACTCGCGTTGGTTTGCAAAAGGGCCTCAGTACACAGTTAATCTCCATGAGGATTTTAAGCTGCGTAAATACATCAAGGATAAGTTGAAGCATGCAGGTGTATCGAAGATTGAAATGGAGCGGGCAGCTAATAAGATTAAGATAATTATTATGACTGCGCGACCTGGTGTGGTGATTGGAAAAAAGGGCACTGGAATTGATTCGCTGAAGGCAGACATTCAGCGGCTGACGCCGAATGAAGTTTTTTTGAATATACAGGAAGTTCGTAAGCCGGATCTTGATGCTCAGTTGGTGGCAGAAAATATTGCTCTTCAGTTGGAAAAGCGCATATCGTGGCGTCGTGCTCTCAAGAAGGCACTTGCGGCTTCTGTTCGGAGTGGTGTTCGAGGAATTAAGATCATGGTGGCGGGTCGATTGGATGGAGCTGAGATCGCTCGTACGGAATGGTACAACGAGAAGAGCGTTCCATTGCATACGCTTCGTGCCGATATCGACTATGGGACGGCAGAAGCTCTGACGGGTTACGGTTTGATCGGCGTTAAAGTATGGATCTATCGAGGAGATGTTCTTTCGGCCCGGGAGATTGAGGAGGCTGGTCGTGTTAAGTCCTAA
- the rplP gene encoding 50S ribosomal protein L16: protein MLSPKRVKWRKQFRGRYKGFATRGNDIAFGDFGLMATESGRLSARQLEASRIAISRSVKRGGNMWLRVYPDRPVTKKAAETRMGSGKGNPEYWVAVIKPGRLLFEINGVTREQAAEAFRLAAHKLPFKTRFLARE, encoded by the coding sequence GTGTTAAGTCCTAAGAGAGTTAAGTGGAGAAAGCAGTTTCGCGGACGCTATAAGGGGTTTGCAACTCGGGGGAATGATATCGCTTTTGGAGACTTTGGCTTGATGGCGACGGAGTCAGGGCGGTTGAGTGCTCGACAACTCGAAGCAAGTCGCATAGCAATCAGTCGCTCCGTTAAGCGGGGCGGGAACATGTGGTTGAGGGTTTATCCTGATAGACCAGTGACCAAGAAGGCGGCTGAGACTCGGATGGGCTCAGGTAAGGGTAATCCGGAGTATTGGGTTGCGGTCATAAAGCCGGGTCGTTTGTTATTTGAGATTAACGGTGTTACGCGTGAGCAGGCGGCAGAGGCCTTTAGGCTGGCCGCACATAAGTTGCCTTTTAAAACACGCTTTTTAGCTCGGGAGTAG
- the rpmC gene encoding 50S ribosomal protein L29 — protein sequence MKFADIRDLTVEELRKRLGQMRDEHFSLKMKHSLGQVASPVSIRVLRRDIARVQTALNIKLAQ from the coding sequence GTGAAATTTGCTGACATACGTGATTTGACAGTAGAAGAGTTGCGAAAGCGGTTGGGGCAGATGCGTGATGAGCATTTTAGCCTTAAGATGAAGCATTCCTTGGGCCAGGTTGCTAGTCCGGTGTCTATACGCGTCCTGCGCCGAGATATCGCTCGAGTTCAGACGGCATTAAATATCAAGTTGGCTCAGTGA
- the rpsQ gene encoding 30S ribosomal protein S17: MSVVETQLDTRRRKNEVIGKVVSDKMHKTISVETSRTVRHEKYGKFIRRTSVFKAHDEKNEAKLGDIVRIVESRPISRTKRWKLVDIVERNRNQLAVTV; the protein is encoded by the coding sequence ATGAGTGTAGTTGAAACACAGCTGGATACGCGACGCCGAAAAAATGAAGTTATCGGTAAGGTCGTCAGCGATAAAATGCATAAGACAATATCGGTGGAGACAAGCCGGACAGTTCGACACGAGAAGTACGGAAAATTTATTCGGCGGACGTCTGTATTTAAGGCTCATGACGAGAAGAATGAAGCTAAGTTGGGTGATATTGTTCGGATCGTTGAATCGCGGCCAATCAGTAGGACAAAGCGTTGGAAGTTGGTTGATATTGTCGAACGAAATCGAAACCAGTTGGCGGTGACCGTATGA
- the rplN gene encoding 50S ribosomal protein L14 codes for MIQMQSRLRVADNSGAREVQCIKVLGGSKRRYASVGDIVVVSVKEALPNSKVKKGDVAKAVIVRTIHKIRRADGSYIRFDENSAVLINAQKEPVGTRIFGPVARELRAKQFLKIVSLAPEVL; via the coding sequence ATGATTCAGATGCAATCAAGGCTCAGAGTTGCCGACAATTCTGGCGCACGCGAAGTGCAATGCATAAAGGTGCTGGGCGGATCGAAGCGGCGTTACGCATCCGTCGGCGATATTGTAGTGGTATCGGTTAAGGAGGCTCTTCCAAACTCCAAAGTGAAGAAGGGTGATGTTGCAAAGGCCGTGATAGTGCGAACGATACACAAGATTCGTCGGGCTGATGGCAGTTATATCCGGTTTGATGAGAATTCGGCCGTGTTGATTAATGCCCAGAAGGAGCCCGTTGGAACACGTATATTTGGTCCTGTTGCGCGGGAGCTTCGTGCTAAGCAATTTTTAAAGATTGTATCACTGGCTCCAGAAGTACTTTGA
- the rplE gene encoding 50S ribosomal protein L5, with translation MKSLEETYKIDISPTLQKQLGKKNVMQVPRLSKIVLNVTTGDAVKNPKILDALVEDMTNIAGQRAVITKSKKSIANFKLRVNIPLGVRVTLRRERMWAFLERLVHVSIPKVRDFRGLSPRGFDGRGNYNMGLKEQIVFPEIDYDKVDKIRGMNITICTSADSDTEGRALLESLGMPFRKR, from the coding sequence GTGAAGTCGCTAGAAGAAACATATAAAATAGATATCAGTCCCACGCTTCAAAAGCAGTTGGGAAAGAAAAATGTCATGCAAGTGCCGCGGTTGAGCAAAATTGTTTTGAACGTTACGACGGGCGATGCAGTTAAGAATCCAAAGATTCTCGACGCGCTGGTAGAGGACATGACGAATATTGCTGGTCAGAGAGCTGTTATTACAAAGTCGAAGAAGTCGATAGCGAATTTTAAGCTCCGTGTGAACATTCCTCTGGGTGTCCGAGTGACTCTGCGTCGGGAGAGAATGTGGGCATTTTTGGAGCGTTTGGTACATGTTTCGATTCCCAAGGTCAGAGATTTTCGAGGACTGTCTCCTCGTGGCTTTGACGGTCGAGGGAACTACAACATGGGATTGAAAGAGCAGATCGTATTTCCCGAGATAGATTACGATAAGGTGGATAAGATTCGAGGAATGAATATCACGATTTGTACTTCTGCAGATAGTGATACTGAGGGAAGAGCCTTATTGGAAAGCTTGGGGATGCCTTTTAGGAAGAGATAA
- the rpsH gene encoding 30S ribosomal protein S8 → MDMIGDFLTRIRNAGAAAHEKVDVPSSNMRVGLAQVLQENGYIRSFKVAKDGRQGVMRVYLKYLPNGKHAMGSISRVSRPGRRFYVRSDEIPKVRSGFGLVLLSTNKGIVSGDDAVKMNIGGELLCQLW, encoded by the coding sequence ATGGACATGATCGGTGATTTTCTAACACGAATTCGAAATGCAGGCGCGGCGGCACATGAAAAAGTAGATGTGCCTAGCTCTAATATGCGTGTGGGGCTTGCTCAGGTACTTCAGGAGAATGGATACATTCGAAGCTTTAAAGTAGCTAAGGATGGTCGTCAGGGAGTTATGAGGGTCTATTTGAAATATCTTCCTAATGGCAAGCACGCAATGGGGAGCATTTCCAGAGTGAGCCGCCCAGGACGTCGATTTTATGTGCGTTCCGATGAGATTCCGAAGGTGCGGTCTGGCTTTGGTTTGGTGCTGTTAAGTACGAATAAGGGAATCGTGAGCGGCGATGATGCAGTTAAGATGAATATTGGTGGCGAATTATTGTGCCAGCTTTGGTAA
- the rplF gene encoding 50S ribosomal protein L6, with amino-acid sequence MSRIGRSPVYFESGVQVSVTSKNEVVVKGAKSSLTVPMRNIVSAKVDGNQVIFSRVNDEPRSRAFHGLYRALVQNAVTGVSKGWSRELTLNGVGYRAAVSGKLLELNLGYSHPIKYPIPEGIEIKVEKNTTLMVTGPDRGKVGQVAAKIRSFRPPEPYLGKGVKYSDEQIRRKAGKSAGKK; translated from the coding sequence ATGTCACGTATAGGTAGGTCTCCAGTTTATTTTGAGAGTGGTGTTCAGGTAAGTGTCACTTCTAAGAACGAGGTCGTCGTAAAGGGTGCCAAGAGCAGCCTCACTGTGCCGATGAGAAATATCGTATCTGCGAAGGTCGATGGTAATCAGGTGATTTTTAGTCGAGTAAATGACGAGCCACGTAGTCGCGCGTTTCATGGGCTTTATCGTGCACTGGTTCAGAATGCTGTAACAGGTGTTTCAAAGGGCTGGAGCCGAGAGTTGACTTTAAACGGGGTCGGCTATCGTGCGGCGGTTAGCGGAAAGTTGTTGGAACTCAACCTGGGATATAGTCATCCAATAAAGTATCCGATTCCCGAGGGAATTGAGATCAAGGTTGAGAAGAATACAACATTGATGGTGACTGGTCCGGACCGAGGAAAGGTTGGCCAAGTGGCTGCAAAGATCCGCAGCTTCCGACCACCAGAGCCTTACCTTGGTAAGGGTGTTAAGTATTCAGATGAACAGATTCGTCGTAAGGCTGGTAAGTCAGCTGGTAAAAAATAA
- a CDS encoding 50S ribosomal protein L18 — MRIKFRKKTAEKVVKRIKLRARIRKKIVGTAQRPRFAVFKSTRNIYAQLIDDASGAVIVSASTLKVALAKKTKEAKTNKDAAKAVGAEIAKQALAKNIKDVVFDRSGYLYHGRIQALAEAAREAGLNF; from the coding sequence ATTCGTATTAAATTTCGGAAAAAGACTGCAGAAAAAGTTGTGAAGCGCATAAAGCTGAGGGCACGTATTCGGAAGAAAATTGTCGGAACAGCTCAAAGACCTCGCTTTGCTGTATTCAAAAGCACGCGTAATATTTATGCGCAGTTGATAGACGATGCGAGCGGAGCTGTAATTGTTTCCGCATCAACGCTCAAAGTGGCGTTGGCAAAGAAAACGAAGGAAGCCAAAACAAATAAGGATGCTGCTAAGGCCGTTGGGGCTGAAATTGCTAAGCAGGCCTTGGCTAAGAATATTAAGGATGTGGTTTTTGACCGAAGCGGTTATCTTTACCACGGACGGATACAGGCATTGGCCGAAGCGGCACGTGAAGCTGGGCTTAACTTTTAA